Proteins encoded together in one Carya illinoinensis cultivar Pawnee chromosome 3, C.illinoinensisPawnee_v1, whole genome shotgun sequence window:
- the LOC122302298 gene encoding uncharacterized protein At1g65710-like has translation MGACFSKKRGSSSSPSVAAVTSAAMALPYTSHNEDATCCENSTTHKVKAETGEPKMKMKKTAQVTQEDQKVEEDEGGLVKKEIFVIKHRKSHDGRDRGRDSRSPPPQQDAPLVPHGLTPTAAATTTSNESADESISNKVTQAAAAGVGVRTSSCTKEEVDAILIQCGRLSRSSSGKATTSSASYDRSRKYSGSKRSYDFDEVVAADDDQKKANVIENNDLCEDDERRQHRQRHRQSPRPSSSSQGRRRTPSRERDQQQRSSSRERRVSRSPGRRSSETTTPASTTTGSAPATANTAKNGNRPGKMVSVPATVSSLVMDKSNNGGGGESTTATAVKRISVRRNVSSEAVTQGARGAASPRSQSPARANAQTKISNDNQQQQSLSRSSSRKAEHSPCRRNPLSEIDPNTLAYPQPHNNASGKVLNRNKKDNEGEGGMALKDSTNVLNQKPNPEIVNSMSNRAVVQGTNYKTSSRGPLDNQVVTVNCIPKEQRQLTVEEALEQSSMAGHVGAESLNPQKLTRSRSSRRSRDLDLNPETLLNPNPSYTTLLLEDIHNFHQKNTNTASVSLPACVTKACSILEAVADLNSTTSSNLSRAFSDDRKSPPTYQSSRTTYNISLGNPLVGKMVAEAKDPFIESEIAVSDDVMEPSFHKYVTVRRGCGLGGEDMEDQESSGSNSFVSGGQQHWGLSSSSWEPNSADSTDCYTSNAREEDQKRPQGSVLSEPVGNMDEASKRLRGKKRDCEPQQSRGIGRGRLGVTRGLHSIPATAAST, from the exons ATGGGTGCTTGTTTCAGCAAGAAGCGAGGgtcttcttcctctccttctGTTGCGGCCGTCACTTCAGCAGCAATGGCACTTCCATACACTTCCCACAACGAAGATGCCACATGTTGTGAAAATAGTACCACCCACAAGGTTAAAGCGGAGACTGGTGAGCcaaaaatgaagatgaagaagactgCGCAGGTGACTCAAGAAGACCAAAAagtggaagaagatgaaggcgGCCTAGTGAAAAAGGAGATTTTTGTTATCAAGCACCGGAAGAGCCATGACGGTAGAGACAGAGGGAGAGATTCTAGAAGCCCACCTCCTCAACAAGATGCTCCATTAGTACCGCATGGGCTTACCCCTACTGCTGCTGCTACGACTACATCTAACGAATCGGCAGATGAATCAATTAGCAACAAGGTTACCCAAGCTGCAGCAGCGGGTGTGGGTGTAAGGACATCAAGTTGCACGAAAGAAGAGGTGGATGCCATTCTCATTCAGTGCGGAAGACTTAGCAGAAGCTCTTCCGGCAAGGCGACTACCTCTTCCGCTTCTTATGACCGTAGCAGAAAGTACTCGGGCTCCAAGAGGAGCTATGACTTTGACGAGGTTGTTGCCGCTGATGATGATCAAAAGAAAGCCAATGTCATTGAGAACAATGACTTGTGTGAGGATGATGAAAGACGACAACACCGACAACGCCACCGCCAATCACCGAGgccttcttcatcttctcaagGTAGGAGAAGAACACCCAGCAGAGAACGGGACCAACAACAGCGCTCGAGCAGCCGGGAGAGACGAGTGAGCCGATCACCCGGTAGACGATCGTCGGAAACCACCACTCCTGCTAGTACTACGACTGGGAGTGCACCTGCTACAGCAAATACTGCCAAGAATGGAAATAGGCCAGGAAAGATGGTCTCGGTCCCGGCTACTGTTTCATCATTGGTGATGGATAAGAGTAACAATGGTGGAGGAGGAGAATCTACAACAGCCACTGCTGTCAAGAGGATTTCAGTTAGGAGAAATGTTAGCAGCGAGGCAGTGACGCAAGGTGCAAGGGGTGCTGCATCGCCCCGGTCCCAGTCCCCAGCAAGAGCAAATGCACAAACAAAGATATCCAATGACAATCAGCAGCAGCAGTCACTTAGCCGCAGCTCTTCAAGGAAAGCAGAGCATTCTCCTTGCAGAAGAAACCCATTGAGTGAGATCGACCCCAACACCCTCGCATATCCACAACCACACAACAACGCTAGCGGCAAGGTActaaatagaaacaaaaaagacaaTGAAGGAGAAGGGGGGATGGCTCTCAAGGATTCCACTAATGTTCTGAATCAG AAACCAAATCCAGAGATAGTAAACAGTATGAGCAACAGAGCTGTTGTTCAAGGGACCAACTACAAAACCAGCAGCAGAGGTCCACTGGACAACCAGGTTGTGACTGTCAATTGCATACCGAAGGAACAGCGACAACTGACCGTGGAAGAAGCCCTAGAACAATCATCAATGGCCGGCCATGTCGGTGCTGAAAGCCTGAACCCACAGAAGTTAACAAGAAGCAGGTCCTCTAGGAGATCGCGAGACCTAGACCTCAATCCCGAAACTTTGTTGAATCCTAACCCCTCTTATACTACGCTGTTGCTAGAAGATATCCATAATTTTCACCAAAAGAACACGAATACAGCTTCTGTTTCCCTACCAGCTTGCGTCACCAAGGCCTGTTCTATCCTCGAAGCTGTTGCTGACCTGAACTCCACCACAAGTTCTAATCTGTCCCGTGCCTTTTCTGATGACAGAAAAAGCCCCCCAACATATCAATCTAGTAGGACTACCTACAATATTTCTCTGGGCAATCCTCTTGTCGGGAAGATGGTAGCAGAGGCCAAAGACCCTTTTATAGAATCTGAGATAGCCGTCAGCGATGATGTAATGGAGCCGAGCTTTCACAAGTATGTAACAGTAAGGAGGGGTTGTGGATTAGGTGGAGAAGATATGGAGGACCAAGAATCGTCGGGTAGCAACAGTTTTGTCAGCGGGGGTCAACAACATTGGggcctttcttcttcttcatgggAGCCCAATTCTGCTGACTCAACTGACTGCTATACTTCAAACGCCAGAGAGGAAGATCAGAAGAGGCCACAGGGGAGTGTACTATCTGAACCAGTTGGCAATatggatgaagctagcaagagatTGAGGGGCAAAAAGAGAGACTGTGAACCCCAGCAGAGCCGTGGGATTGGGCGTGGCAGGCTTGGCGTCACTAGAGGTCTACACTCGATTCCTGCAACTGCAGCATCCAcataa
- the LOC122302300 gene encoding uncharacterized protein C630.12 isoform X1, giving the protein MLSSIKLEARIKKEISRSWERSVMKQQGLTAVLCVIWAATIFYGEMFAFWVPSLGTCSWPHHHLRPSTHSPYPSNSTMDRVGYPNDYVKVAVITDPQLMDKTSLGLAPKSLALEIVQFYTDLFMRRAFVTSILPFKPDVILFLGDYFDGGPYLSDEEWQESLSRFKHIFGLNAQGRYTNIKVHYIAGNHDIGYASLNSQRPEVIRRYEKAFGIRNYQFTVGKVNFIAIDAQTLDGKHGSGYPQENQASQTWNFVKNVSMDDQLYPRVLLTHIPLYRPDSTYCGPYRGSQVINQRILHAAHGQEVVYQNYITKESSKHLLELIKPVLILSGHDHDQCTIAHESTSGSIKEHTVGTVSWQQGNLYPSFMLLSASNFALSNGSSPEEAVLTHLCFLPMQTHIYMWYLSLFVLTLLALLLWPASGLNNWHHCCDLMTSCNIFRGGRKEKNEDDNCEYEMMWDAEGSMHLVKKALSVPMTNLSESGSVERGNAVMRPTAKKHINQDISMDVESVLTIPTRSKSKTKIAIQRVLRTLRMLVVIAAVNLPIYMMLLFKDWID; this is encoded by the exons ATGCTATCTTCCATTAAACTTGAAGCTCGGATAAAGAAAGAAATCTCGAGAAGTTGGGAAAGGAGTGTGATGAAGCAACAGGGGTTGACGGCGGTTTTGTGTGTGATATGGGCGGCTACCATTTTTTACGGCGAGATGTTCGCGTTCTGGGTGCCCTCTCTCGGGACTTGTTCCTGGCCTCATCATCATCTCCGTCCTTCCACCCATTCCCCTTACCCTTCCAATTCAACG ATGGACAGGGTAGGATATCCAAATGACTATGTAAAAGTTGCCGTTATTACAGATCCACAG CTCATGGATAAAACCTCTCTGGGTCTTGCTCCAAAATCCCTTGCCTTGGAGATTGTACAATTCTATACTGACTTGTTCATGCGTAGAGCATTTGTCACATCTATCCTGCCTTTCAAACCTGATGtgattttgtttttgggtgATTATTTTGATGGGGGCCCTTATTTGTCAGATGAAGA ATGGCAGGAGTCTTTAAGCCGTTTTAAGCATATATTTGGTTTGAATGCACAAGGAAGATATACAAATATCAAAGTTCATTACATTGCAGGAAACCATGATATTGGCTATGCAAGTCTTAACAGTCAAAGGCCAGAG GTTATCAGACGCTATGAAAAGGCATTTGGGATCCGAAACTACCAATTTACCGTTGGAAAAGTGAATTTCATTGCCATTGATGCCCAAACTCTAGACGGTAAACATGGAAGTG GGTATCCACAAGAAAATCAGGCTTCCCAAACCTGGAATTTTGTCAAGAATGTCTCCATGG aTGATCAATTGTATCCAAGGGTTTTATTAACCCATATTCCATTGTATCGGCCGGATTCGACGTACTGTGGTCCTTATCGTGGTTCCCAAGTCATCAATCAG CGGATCTTGCATGCTGCTCATGGTCAAGAAGTGGT GTACCAGAATTATATCACCAAGGAATCATCAAAACACCTGCTAGAATTAATCAAACCT GTACTCATTTTATCTGGTCACGATCATGATCAGTGCACAATCGCCCATGAGTCAACATCTGGGTCCATAAAGGAG CACACTGTAGGGACCGTCAGTTGGCAACAGGGAAACTTGTATCCATCTTTCATGCTCTTATCTGCTAGCAACTTTGCACTCTCAAATGGATCCAGTCCAGAAGAAGCAGTCCTTACTCATCTGTGCTTTCTTCCAATGCAAACACACATCTACATGTG GTATCTTTCGCTCTTTGTTCTGACCCTTCTCGCCCTCCTCCTATGGCCTGCAAGTGGCTTAAATAACTGGCACCACTGTTGTGATTTAATGACAAGTTGCAACATTTTTAGAGGtggaagaaaggagaaaaacgAAGATGACAATTGTGAATATGAGATGATGTGGGATGCGGAAGGATCAATGCATCTGGTTAAGAAAGCATTGAGTGTCCCGATGACTAATTTAAGTGAAAGCGGTTCGGTAGAAAG GGGTAATGCTGTGATGCGACCGACAGCTAAGAAGCACATTAATCAGGACATCTCCATGGACGTGGAGTCTGTGCTGACAATACCGACTAGAAGTAAATCAAAGACAAAGATTGCGATCCAAAGAGTGTTGCGAACATTACGGATGCTTGTAGTCATTGCTGCGGTGAATCTTCCTATCTACATGATGTTACTATTCAAGGATTGGATTGACTAA
- the LOC122302300 gene encoding uncharacterized protein C630.12 isoform X2: MLSSIKLEARIKKEISRSWERSVMKQQGLTAVLCVIWAATIFYGEMFAFWVPSLGTCSWPHHHLRPSTHSPYPSNSTMDRVGYPNDYVKVAVITDPQLMDKTSLGLAPKSLALEIVQFYTDLFMRRAFVTSILPFKPDVILFLGDYFDGGPYLSDEEWQESLSRFKHIFGLNAQGRYTNIKVHYIAGNHDIGYASLNSQRPEVIRRYEKAFGIRNYQFTVGKVNFIAIDAQTLDGYPQENQASQTWNFVKNVSMDDQLYPRVLLTHIPLYRPDSTYCGPYRGSQVINQRILHAAHGQEVVYQNYITKESSKHLLELIKPVLILSGHDHDQCTIAHESTSGSIKEHTVGTVSWQQGNLYPSFMLLSASNFALSNGSSPEEAVLTHLCFLPMQTHIYMWYLSLFVLTLLALLLWPASGLNNWHHCCDLMTSCNIFRGGRKEKNEDDNCEYEMMWDAEGSMHLVKKALSVPMTNLSESGSVERGNAVMRPTAKKHINQDISMDVESVLTIPTRSKSKTKIAIQRVLRTLRMLVVIAAVNLPIYMMLLFKDWID; encoded by the exons ATGCTATCTTCCATTAAACTTGAAGCTCGGATAAAGAAAGAAATCTCGAGAAGTTGGGAAAGGAGTGTGATGAAGCAACAGGGGTTGACGGCGGTTTTGTGTGTGATATGGGCGGCTACCATTTTTTACGGCGAGATGTTCGCGTTCTGGGTGCCCTCTCTCGGGACTTGTTCCTGGCCTCATCATCATCTCCGTCCTTCCACCCATTCCCCTTACCCTTCCAATTCAACG ATGGACAGGGTAGGATATCCAAATGACTATGTAAAAGTTGCCGTTATTACAGATCCACAG CTCATGGATAAAACCTCTCTGGGTCTTGCTCCAAAATCCCTTGCCTTGGAGATTGTACAATTCTATACTGACTTGTTCATGCGTAGAGCATTTGTCACATCTATCCTGCCTTTCAAACCTGATGtgattttgtttttgggtgATTATTTTGATGGGGGCCCTTATTTGTCAGATGAAGA ATGGCAGGAGTCTTTAAGCCGTTTTAAGCATATATTTGGTTTGAATGCACAAGGAAGATATACAAATATCAAAGTTCATTACATTGCAGGAAACCATGATATTGGCTATGCAAGTCTTAACAGTCAAAGGCCAGAG GTTATCAGACGCTATGAAAAGGCATTTGGGATCCGAAACTACCAATTTACCGTTGGAAAAGTGAATTTCATTGCCATTGATGCCCAAACTCTAGACG GGTATCCACAAGAAAATCAGGCTTCCCAAACCTGGAATTTTGTCAAGAATGTCTCCATGG aTGATCAATTGTATCCAAGGGTTTTATTAACCCATATTCCATTGTATCGGCCGGATTCGACGTACTGTGGTCCTTATCGTGGTTCCCAAGTCATCAATCAG CGGATCTTGCATGCTGCTCATGGTCAAGAAGTGGT GTACCAGAATTATATCACCAAGGAATCATCAAAACACCTGCTAGAATTAATCAAACCT GTACTCATTTTATCTGGTCACGATCATGATCAGTGCACAATCGCCCATGAGTCAACATCTGGGTCCATAAAGGAG CACACTGTAGGGACCGTCAGTTGGCAACAGGGAAACTTGTATCCATCTTTCATGCTCTTATCTGCTAGCAACTTTGCACTCTCAAATGGATCCAGTCCAGAAGAAGCAGTCCTTACTCATCTGTGCTTTCTTCCAATGCAAACACACATCTACATGTG GTATCTTTCGCTCTTTGTTCTGACCCTTCTCGCCCTCCTCCTATGGCCTGCAAGTGGCTTAAATAACTGGCACCACTGTTGTGATTTAATGACAAGTTGCAACATTTTTAGAGGtggaagaaaggagaaaaacgAAGATGACAATTGTGAATATGAGATGATGTGGGATGCGGAAGGATCAATGCATCTGGTTAAGAAAGCATTGAGTGTCCCGATGACTAATTTAAGTGAAAGCGGTTCGGTAGAAAG GGGTAATGCTGTGATGCGACCGACAGCTAAGAAGCACATTAATCAGGACATCTCCATGGACGTGGAGTCTGTGCTGACAATACCGACTAGAAGTAAATCAAAGACAAAGATTGCGATCCAAAGAGTGTTGCGAACATTACGGATGCTTGTAGTCATTGCTGCGGTGAATCTTCCTATCTACATGATGTTACTATTCAAGGATTGGATTGACTAA